GTGATCCAGAGAAATTTGATGAACAGCATATTGATGAGGAGGTCTTTATACCTAATACTACTACTACCTCAAATCATAAGAAACACAAGCAGGATAGGACTCCAAATTCtaagatgaggaggaagagtAACAAATATGATGTTAGTGACACCTGTAAAGCTAttcaagaaatgattaaaatcaGGATTGCTCAATTAACAAGTGGCTCTGTGACCTCAGATGCCCCATCAACTGTAGACCATTGCCATCTTAAATAGCATGCCTAATTTAGAGCAGAATATTTACAACAAAGCTATGAACCAATTATGTCTTAGTGCCACTTGGAGAGAGACTTTCATCACAATGCTACCTAAAAGgagacatggatttcttaaatcTCTTTAAACAGATGTTGAGTAGTATGCTatggatttatatattttgtttaatttcactCTATAACCTATGTATTTGAGATACTTTGGTCTTTTTATGATGCAATTATGAAAACTTTGTGACTATTGTTGATTATTATTAGATTCCTTACGTATATAttgtctttatcttttttcatgcGAAGGAATAGGTAATATGGAGGGGAATGAAAGTAGCATGTGTAGTGATCAAGTAGCAACAGGTGAATCGGTTGAACTaaactttgatgattttgatatcGATATTGTGATAGCATGGTTGAGCATGGTTGCGATGGATATATCTATGCACTCgagagaacctattagggaTAGCATATTGTCAGGATCCAAATAAATTATGGAGGTTCTTCAAGGACATTCAGATAGAATATATGAATCTTTTAGAATTGAGAGACACGTTTTTCTCAACCTTTGAGATTTGATGAAGGCAAGAAGTTGGCTGAAAAATAGTCGATATATAAAGGTAAATGAAcaaattgggatattcttatttATGATTTGTTACAATAACTCGAGTAGAACTTTATTCGAGAGATTCCAACGTTTGGGACAAGCTATTAGCAAATACTTCACTATAGTGTTGAAAGCAGTTCTCAAACTTGCAAAAGAGATTATTGTACCACATTCCTTTGTTGTCCCAAATGAGATTATTATGGATTCCAACCATAAACTTTACTTTAAGATAAGATTTTCATACATTCATTTACAATATCGGTTTCATTTTATTGCTAATCTTATATAACAATAGTATTTGATCAAAATGACAGGATTGTGTGGGCGCTATTGATGGTACTCATGTTCAGGCTTCTATACCTTTGTCGAAGCAAATTCTATTTAGAGGCAGAAAATGAATTACCACTTAAAATGTGATGTGTGTATATttgtttgatatgaaatttatttttgtgtatGCTGGTTGGGAAGGATCTGCCAACGATTACCGGGTGCTATCAGCAGCACTCGAGACTCCTCGCTTGGAATTTCCTCGATCATCACTAGGTATTTTTACTTGTTctagaattatcaatttttttttaaagattgtaTTGTATTTAGAAATCACTactaatatatgaatattttgttATAGGCAAATACTATGTTGTAGATTCTGGTTATGCGTCAATTATGGATTCTTAACTCATTTTAGACGTGAACGGTATTATCTAAATGAGTATAGGGGTAGAGCAAGACAACCAAGAACAGCAGGAGAGTTGTTCAACTATAGgcatttttcactaaagaatgtcattgagagatcatttgcggcattaaagaatcgtttctttattttgaaacacATGCCTGCATTTGCAATTCGAAAGCAAGAACATGTTGTAATTGCATATTGTGCTATCCATAATTACATCTGTGATCAAGAAATGAGGGATAGAAACTTTTCCTTATATGGAGATCCAGAGTACTCATTTGAACCTGCACAAGATGAGGTTATAGGCGATACATCGACCGAGGAGGAAACTGATATGAATATGCTTAGAAAAAGTATTGCCAATAAGATGGAAAAAGATCATAATATGCCGGAGATTCCATGAAATcgtgtttttaatttttgtaatgtatttctattattttatatttggggATTTACAATCTTTGCTTTTGTAATGTgataatgtatttgatgattccTATCTCAATTCTTGTAATGTGATGTTTTACTTAAGGATTTCCTTATTTGTAATGGTCATTTATGACAAGCTCTATTACACTTCGTAAAATTCGccaattttgtaaaatttgccgCAAATTGCCCAATACActtatttgtgtttctttttaaaacGATTACTCGATATCATAAACCGTGGCGGTGATCGACGTGACACACTAGCACGAAGGGGATTAGAATATAATTGCCCACCTTCATTCTACTAGAGTTTTGGGAACCTTCTATCATGCTCAAGAGTAATGCATATTGActcttttttctattgtatgGAGACCATTGATTGATAATTATATTGTTTGACCATAATTGCCTATCTAGGTGGATGCTAAAGaattttgtgtgaaaatttagaaaatttgatatcacaactcttactttgtattttttttttttcaaaaaagggagactttactaaAAAAACTCTTACTTTGTATTTGGGTCAACGGTTTcataagcatatgaaatttgtaaaaatGGACATCTCATTTgctccaaaaaaataaaaatttgtttcaagaaatagaaattttatattgttatcaaatgaatttttatttctaaaatagaaattttgtatcgttatcaaacatatttttttgctcagaaactcgtccaaaaatagaaatagaaaaatctatttctattccagaaacataaTAGTTATCATGCGCTCCCTAAAAGTCCCACCGTAACGTTGTCGCGATACCATAATGAGATCCCCAATGCTTCGTAATCTCCTAAACGATGCAAGACAATTTACACACAAATCGttcaaaaaattcaaggatcaatgtgatatatatattagaggataggaaaattaacaaaaaagtgTTAAATGCATACAATTGTATAAATTCAGTCctaaatgtttttattttcttgtcaattggactctaaattttttgtattcatatcaatttaatccatttggTTAATTATGGCCGACTAGCATTAACGTGGACACTAGTCGTTGTACATGGTCCGATCAGTtttaacatgaataatttttaataatattttactttttcaaatttttattttttttcttctttttccctccttctAGCTGGAGGAAgacagaaaggaaagaaataaaaaagaaagaaaaaccaaaaaattgaaaaaaattaaaaaacatcaTTAGAAATTGTCAACGTCAGTGTCGGCTAATCAAAAATGACCAAttgactgaattagtacaagTACAAAGAATTCAGGACTCATTGCAAAAGGAAAtcatgattaaattggcatagttataataaaattaagattttttttggagGTAGCTTTCCAATTAAAAGGTAGGATCTCGTTGAAGGGTAAATTCAAAGCATTTATTAATTTACAGACAAAACAtttattagaattttttgggGGGTCGAAATTAGAAGAGTGAAATGATGGTTGCCAAAGCGTTTGGTCAATTTGAACCTCAGGAAAGTTTCAGAAAAGTGAGATACTGTCAAGTGTCAACAAGACCGTCGAAGAACGGTAAGATACTGTCAACCCCTTTTCCGCGCCGTATCTCCACGGAACCATCGCGGCACCAGCAACCCCTCCTTCCGCGTCGGTTCGGCCGCCCGCCATCCCCTCCATATATAAATTATGCACTCGACTCTCACTCTCGGAGCAATCCACTTCCCATTCAGACATTTTCACAAACACCTCCAAGGCCAGGAACTGAAAGCCTCGAGCGCTCTCCATGGAGGCCGAGTCGTCGCCGTGCGTGACGCACCCCAACTCTCCACTGCCCTTTTACCGCCTAATGCCGAAGTGCCCGCTCCATTCTCACCCAGTTGCGTTTACTGATGATGCAGGTTCGAGAGCAGCGAGTGCTGGCGACTTTCTTGGCGTCGACGCCCTTCTTGTAGGCGTCGTGGAGGCTGTGCAGCTCCGTGAACTCCGCCGATCCAAGGATCTTCGTGGCGGACCGACGCGGCGAGGTAGGGTACCTGGCGTTCTCCGGCTTCCAGGCGATCGACGGGTCGGAGCCGAGCTGCGGGACCCTGATGGTGCTGGGCGAGCTTGGATGCGAGCATCTGTTCTTGCCGTTGAGCTGCGACGGCGAGGGGACGGTCAAGGTGGACGCCGGATTCCTCCGTCTCTTCCTGGAATTTCACCAGCGACAGGATTTCCAAAGTCAGGTACGCAGTCCTTTTTGCCTCGTTTATCTTCAACTTAGAAGACTGGCTATACgtgaatttgttcttttctgtgGGTAATTATGTCACATTTTCATCAGTCGAACATCATCAACTTCGACGAAATTATGGTTTAGCTTCCAGTCATTCTCCTGATAAATTGATGCTTGTTTGTTGGTCACTTAAGTCTGTACCTATTATACGTGATTCACGACATCTTAAGAGCTCATTTACTTGATTTTCGAAGCAGAAAAGAACCAAGATAATGGTGGTGGGTAGGAAAAAGTATAAGCATTTGCACGGCAGACTTAACCGTTGAGGGTATTTCGAAAGGCATGTGTCTCTGTGCATTTTCTTGTCGCACATTGTTTGCGGAGtcattcttttttcctcttttaacaGCGAGTTCATTTGATGCACTTGCTGACAACATGAAAAGAGTGTTGAGTTTGATGGCATGAGATTGCAATATTCCTTTTCACCAAAGttattatatatctaatttaatctaatgtgAATTAATCTTTCAAGGCCTTATCTGGAAAAACTCACTGCGAATTTGTTTTTGactgagaaaagaagaaaaaaagaatgccTGATAAGATAAATAGGCCTTTTATACATCTGCAATAGATATAAATAAGGGTGTAAATGAGAAGAAAGCATTTGTTTGCTAATACCCGAATTCCACAAATCCTCCTACTAATTTGAATGGATTTGGTAAGATCTAAAATTTACATAGAAAGTTAAGATTCTAGTTCTAAATGTTTATGTGTGAAGGTGATGTGAGGCTGTTATTAATTAAGAACTCCTGAAAATCTATTGACCATCCCTCATTCTGAAAATCCTGCTACTTTTTTCTCGTCCACTAGAAAGCAGAATAGCAAATTCATCTGAGAGCAACAGAGATGCATCAACTATCAAGGTTTTTCTTCAGAagaaccttttttcttttttttggttgaacttACCAGTCACAAAGAGCAGGACAGTCTTGTCAGATTGTGCATGACCGCTGGAGACCGTTTTGAGAGATTAAGCTGGTACAGTGGATATATCCATCGGTCAGTTGTTGGACAACACTAAAGTACTAATCTAGGTTATCCGTGTCCTTCACATATCACATTCCTGGGCCATGTGTTGAAAATCTAGATGTAGTCTTTTTACAGAGCCATTATTGTATCGTAGTTTGTAGCGGTAAACTGTCGATATAGTAGTCTCCACagtcctttcatttttttgggaagTCAATTGACATTAGTCATGCCAgcatatttgaattaaaaaataattgcccTTGGTTCATGCATGTATTAAGTTCTCCTCAATTCTTGCTTTCCATCTGAGagtaaaaaacccaaaatcccTAAAGCATTGAGCTGCTTTTTGTGTGCAGATTCAGGAATTTCTAGCAAAAGTTAAGATGATTATCCTCATAGGCCATTCCTTTGGAGCAACAACTGCCTCTCTCACTGCTCTTTGGCTCCTCTTCCATCTCCAGCCCGTCGCTTCTCCCATCTCTGTCCTCTGCCTCACCTTCAGCACTCCCTTGCTTGGCAACGAGTCCCTTTACCAAGCCATTCTCCGAAAAAGATGGGGTGGGAGCTTCTGTAACGTTGTCTCAAAGCTCGATGTAGTGCCGAAACTGTTCTTCGCTCCACTAACCTCCTTGACTCCTCAACTGCACCTGCTGCTTCAGTTTTGGCAAGACATTACAACTTCACCCAGTTTAGAACAGGTTGTTGGAGAACTGTGAAAACAAAATTTCGATGAGTTCTTCAGCAACATCAAGGATTGTGTGAAAGACGTCGCACAATCAGAAGAAGAGGGGAGGAACAATTTGTTTTGGCCATTGGGAAGCTACCTATTCTTTTCAGAAGAGGGAGCAATCTGTCTGGATAATGCAACGTCTGTTGTTAAGATGATGCATTTGATGCTCGAGATAGTCTCTTCAGCTTCCAGTTTTGAGGATCATCTGAAGTATAGTTATTATATGAGACTATTTTCTTCGCAATTCCTGGAAAGGATAAACGTCAATTGCCTCTCTGAGTCAAGCCACAAAGCTAATGTCTTCTTGGCATTACAATCCTCAGGAATAGATCCACAGGTAATTAAATGCTTCTCAAATCCACGTGAGACACTATCTTCTTGGCTTTCTAATCCGACTCAAAAGTATAGTCTATCAATGCCCTTATTTTGATGAAGGATTTTCTTGGAACAACGGCAGAACTCTGTCTCACTCTCTAATACAAGTGCACCCAGAATGATTTAAACTTATACTACGACATCCTTTTGGTAATCGCTGAATGATAAGTTCTTAGTCTTCACTTTGTGGGTTGTATCTTTAATCCCTGGGCAGGATGacaatatttcaaaaacaactAAAGATTGCCTACAGAAGGCTTGGCATATGGGATGCTCACCGAACCTGAACAGTGCTCATCTAGCTATCAGACTATCTAAGATAATGCCCTGCAGGACACAACTTGAGTGGTACAAGGCACGCTGCGACGAGTCCAAGGATCAACTTGGGTATTACAACACATTCAAGATATTTGAAGCATCTAAGAGGGAGTCCATTGTCGACTTGAACCTGTTCTTATTCGCTGCATTCTGGGATGATGTCATGCACATGGCGGAACAAAATAAACTCTCACACGATTTCCACCGCATGTCCAATTGGATTGATGCGTCGTATTTCTACGGGCTCCTTGCCAAGCGATTGGAAATCACTCACTATTACCATCGTGGTATGCACTAGAAGGATGGAATGGAAGGAATAggaaatttcagattttggacATACGGTGGAATCGAACAATTGCTGTTGTGGCGCAAGTACCATGACAAATtaacaacaaaagaagtagGAGCAGGTATGCAAGCTTGACTCAAGATTCTTTGTTTTGGGCAAGGGTGGAGGAAGTGAAGGACTGGTTCAAGATTGCAGAAGAGAATGGGACCTGAATAAGTTGGAACTGCTTTTGGCGAACAACAATGGTTTCGAGAAGTACGCAGAGGAGCTAATTGAGGGGAAGGAGGTGTCTGTAGATGTTCTGGTTGAGAACTCAAGTTACTGATTATGGGCTAAGGATTGGAAAGCTTTGAAGTCGAAGCTCCTGCGGCCACCTTCTGCTCCTGCTCTGAATGGAATGGATtgtgattaaagaaaaattaatgacaTTCATCATTATTTATGTGGAGATCATCATCTTTGGTGTAATCATGTTCAATGTAGACAACTGCAGAATAAGGAAATGTCCAATGGGAagcttcatttatttattgtagCAACACTGCAGTTGAATTTGATTATTGGTTTgtgtcaaaaattatttgatgtaCGTAGTTCAAAGGATGCTCAATCCTACAATTGTACAGCATGTTcagcaactctctctctctctctctctctgtgaattGAGACTCTACTTAGTTCAAAGGATCATCTGGGCTTTTAGGGAGTATTCTGTTTTTAGTGTATTATCTTTGCATTTGCAGAAAAGTCTCTGCTTTTAGCTGTGGATTTGCATTTTGGCATCGTTTGTccgtcctttgattgatcatttGTATCTTGCATGTACAGACTTTTACAGGGTTGAGTCATTTGTCATGAAATTGATGCCATTTGATTGACGCTGTTGTGCTCATGAGCGGTTTCAGGTTCTGTAGAGGCTCTGTGTGATTAATGTCCCTAAATGTGGGGTTGCATTTCCCTTAAATATGTCTTTCCAATTTcttatgaatagatttattaatattattagtataaattcattctagactctttttgttatttatttaattgtgaatttgaatcaaattaatataaaaataataatttatcatgtagGTATAAAATTGTTCATTTACTATATTATgtatcggaattctctatttttttagaaaagacATATTGGCATGTCATGTTATGTTGCATCGCGTATTGGTGCTACTTAGCCTTTTGCTCCTATTTTGACCTAAAATATACTAGGACCCAATTCAGGTTAAtaatttttctccttaaatttttGTCTTTGAAGAGTGAGCGACTCCATCGATCGGCTCACCAAGTCAGCGAGGGAGCTTGGGTACTTGGGTCGAGTTGTGGGCTAGGACTTTGCGCAGCATTTGAACAATATGGAGAAGCGGGTGAGCGCCCTGTTGATGGACAAGGGCATCTGCATGAACTAGCTTTGGACTGGGTTACGAAATGGAGAGAGTGAAGAAGCCTATAAATAAATCGTTTTTCGCCCATATAATTTTAGCTTTAGCTAGTGCGAGTGCGGAAATTATTGCAGAAGTTGATTTATAACTTTGCAAGACCAGTACATGTTCTTTATGTTTGGTATTAGACAAAGTAAACCTCCCTACTTGCCCAAGTTACTCACTAAGCCATCGATAATTTCGGCCAACATATTTTTGgatagaaaacaaaatttcataagaatagatttttgaattttccatgtATAGCTGTTGATAAACAACAGTTTGTGgaatattataatatcaatttttttctcctaaCCAACATTTTCTACGAAATTGCCAATGCCCTagaggaatttttttattctcggctTGACATCACACAAAATTTGATATATGTTGGAGATATGCACAAATCGAGCTAAAGATtgtaatcaatcaatccaaGATTACAGGAGATtgtgattatttaattatgtcaatctaTGATTGGATATGATTTGAtgaatattctttttctttagttaGACATTTAATGTACTATAAATAGGACATCATACAATGTAAATTACATATACAGAAATACAAGAAAACCTTGAGTCTTCTCTCGTGCTTGGCCTATTCCTCCATTTCTAACATCGTATCAAAGCCATACTTTTCAACCTAGCTTCCGCCAAACTCTCCAAATTGCCTCTGTTCCTTTCTCACAAATTAGTTTCTACAAAGAAGCAGAGGAATTCATCATGGCCAAGAATACTCAAGGAGAAATCTCAGTTGAGGAAAGTCCAAACTCACCTCAAAGCAGGAATCCAGCCTTAGTCAACCCCTCTGAAGATGACCACTTGACGGCTCAACATACTACCAACCCGACACTTGCTCTAGCCAATGTTTCCGGCCCAACTCAATGGCCATCAGTCCCGTGGTTTCCCTTTCAAGGTCCGTGGGGAATTGGGCCAGCTCAGTCGTGGGTTCCATACGGAACATCTGGAGAAGGGTTCTCAAGCACTAGCACAGGCCCAACGAGAATAGGCTCGACGAGCACAGGCCCGAGACTTGAAGCATTTTCAACGGGTCAAGGAGGGAATCCCTACCCAAATGTAGGACCCGGCTACCCGAATGCAGGACCTGGATACCTACCATTCAACTTTCCAGCCCACGGCGGCCGGCTGGAACCCGGCGACCCATTCTACACATCGCCGGGCGACGGACCCGAGCTATGGCTCATTTCCTTGTAGCTTACTGGACTTGAAAACTACACTACTTGGGCTCGAGATCTCTCGGCGGGCGCCGGTGACCAAGGAGAAAGAAGGCTTCATCGACAAGCGCCGTACCCTTCCCAACCGACGAACGCTCGCAACGGCACTGGCGCAGGTGCAATCAACTCGTGCGGACATGGATCGGCAACTGTTTGGCTCCTGAGGTGGCCGCCGGACTTCCACCAACTGAAGACTCGAAGGAGATTTGGGAGGCGATCCGAGAGATGTACGACAAGCTTGATCGAGCCAATCTTTTCTCGCTCACCCAAGCCGTATCTAACCTGAAACAAGGAAATCAGACCATCATGACATGTTTCAACCGGCTCTCTGCCCTTTGGAACGAACTGGAGGCTACTGAGGAGAGACTCAAGGGACTGGAGGAAACCTTAAATCGGTATAGGGCTATTCGAGACAGAGAAAAATCGACTTGATTTTTGCTGATTTTAAATGAAAGTTACTCACATTTCAGGTCCCAAGTGCTCGCAATGGAGCCGCCACCATCGCTCCGGCGGATCTACCAGTTGGCAGTCCAAGAAGAAAGCCAGAGGATGGCAGTGACTGGACTCATGCGAACCGGAGAAGGAGTGGCGTTTACGGCTCTCAAATATGGCCCGTCGACGGCCGGGAACCTCTCACTGGCGTTCGCCATTCCCGGATCTGGCCTCACTCCGGCTAGTAGCTCCTCATATGCCCTCTCTCTGGTGGATCAGCCTTTCGGGTTCCATGGAGAAAGCTTCTATCACGCAAatgagagaaaggaggagggaaaccctaatttcaggGTGGACGGCTCAGATCTTCAGATCTAACAATCATTATTCAACTAATGCCTTAGCCAAATCCAACGGCTCTGGTTCCTTTAGGGGATCCTACGGTCCAAGAAATTTCGCACCAAAGGAAAATAGAGGAAAAGGCAAATTATATTGTAGCTATTGCAAACGACCTCATCACACGGTGGAAACCTGTTGGAAATTACACGGTAAACACGGGgataaaggaaagaaggaatCTTCAGTTAATCAAGTCACCGGGCACAATATCAACTAGTCCATTACACAAAATCAGTATCAGGAAATAATGAAGGCCTTAAAACAGTTGGAAGTTTCCGAAAAAAGAGTAGGCTTCTCAGGTACCTCATTTTGCCTAAGCTCTATTTCTCATGATGCATTGA
Above is a window of Eucalyptus grandis isolate ANBG69807.140 chromosome 9, ASM1654582v1, whole genome shotgun sequence DNA encoding:
- the LOC120288254 gene encoding uncharacterized protein LOC120288254; its protein translation is MVAKAFGQFEPQESFRKVRYCQVSTRPSKNGKILSTPFPRRISTEPSRHQQPLLPRRFGRPPSPPYINYALDSHSRSNPLPIQTFSQTPPRPGTESLERSPWRPSRRRSRAASAGDFLGVDALLVGVVEAVQLRELRRSKDLRGGPTRRGRVPGVLRLPGDRRVGAELRDPDGAGRAWMRASVLAVELRRRGDGQGGRRIPPSLPGISPATGFPKSESRIANSSESNRDASTIKVFLQKNLFSFFWLNLPVTKSRTVLSDCA